The genomic stretch GGATCTTGACGTCCTCGCCGATGTAGTCCTTGTAGAGCTTGTCGGCGAACCACCGGGACTTCCAGTCGGTCGAGATACCGAGGCGGAATCCGGTGGGGTGAACTTTCTGGCCCATTACTCGGACTCCTCCGTCGTCTGGGTCTCGGCGGCCGGCTCAGCCTTCTTGGCCGGCGTCGCCTTCTTCGCCGCGGCAGCCTTCTTGGCCGGCCGGGCGACCTGGACCGCCTCGACGGCGATCGTGATGTGGCTGGTGCGCTTGCGGATCCGATACGCCCGGCCCTGCGCCCGCGGACGGAACCGCTTGAGCGTCGGGCCCTCGTCGACGAACGCCTCGCTGACCAGGAGCGCGTCCGGGTCGAGCCGCTCGTTGTTCTCCGCGTTCGCGATAGCGCTCGCGAGCACCTTGTAGACCTGCTCGCTCGCGGCCTGCGGCGCGAACTGCAGCACGGTCAGAGCCTCCTTCGCGGGCAGACCGCGGACGAGGTTGACCACACGGCGTGCCTTGTTCGGCGAGATGCGGACGTGCTTCGCAACCGCGCGACTACCCGGCAGAGCCGGAGCGTCGTTCTTCGTTGGCATCGCTGTGACCCCTTTCTTGTCCGTGGACTGACTAGCGACGACGGCTCTTGCGGTCGTCCTTCTCGTGACCCTTGAACGTGCGGGTCAGAGCGAACTCCCCGAGCTTGTGACCGACCATGGCCTCGGTGATGAACACCGGGACGTGCTTGCGCCCGTCGTGCACGGCGATCGTGTGCCCGAGCATGTCGGGGATGATCGTCGAGCGCCGCGACCAGGTCTTGATGACGTTCTTCGAGTTCTTCTCGTTCTGGACTTCCACCTTCTTGATCAGGTGGTCGTCGACGAACGGGCCCTTCTTCAGGCTGCGTGGCATCTTCTAACTCCCGTTACCCGCGCTTGCGGGTGGCGTAGCGGCGGCGAACGATCAGCTTGTCGCTCTCCTGGCCCTTGCGGCGGGTACGGCCCTCGGGCTTACCAGCCGGGTTGACCGGGTGGCGACCACCGGAGGTCTTGCCCTCACCACCACCGTGCGGGTGGTCGATCGGGTTCATGGCGACACCGCGGACGGTCGGGCGCTTGCCCTTCCAGCGCATGCGGCCGGCCTTGCCCCAGTTGATGTTCGACTGTTCGGCATTGCCGATCTCGCCGACCGTGGCGCGGCAACGGATGTCGACCCGCCGGATCTCACCGGAGGGCATACGCAGCGTGGCGTACGCGCCCTCACGGCCGAGCAGCTGGATACCGACACCGGCCGAACGGGCCAGCTTGGCGCCACCGCCGGGACGAAGCTCCACACCGTGGACCGTCGTACCGACCGGGATGTTGCGCAGGGGAAGGTTGTTCCCCGGCTTGATGTCCGCGCCCGGGCCGCTCTCGACGCGGTCGCCCTGCTTCAGGTCCTTCGGCGCGAGGATGTAGCGCTTCTCGCCGTCGGCGTAGTGCAGCAGTGCGATGCGGGAGGTGCGGTTCGGGTCGTACTCGATGTGAGCGACCTTGGCCGGCACGCCGTCCTTGTCGACCCGCTTGAAGTCGATCAGCCGGTACTGCCGCTTGTGGCCGCCGCCCTGGTGCCGCGTGGTGATGCGGCCGTGGACGTTGCGACCACCCTTCTTGGGCAGCGGAACCAGCAGAGACTTCTCCGGGGTGGACCGGGTGAGCTCGGCGAAGTCGGCGACGCTCGAGCCGCGACGGCCCGGCGTGGTCGGCTTGTACTTACGGATAGCCATTGTTCACAAACCCCTTAGCTGACCGGGCCGCCGAAGGCCTCGATACGGTCGCCGTCAGCCAGCTTGACCATCGCGCGCTTGGTCGCCTTGCGCTGACCGAAGCCGGTGCGGGTGCGCTTACGCTTGCCCTCGCGGTTCGCGGTGTTCACCGTCAGCACGCGGACGTTGAAGATCTGCTGGATCGCGATCTTGATCTCGGTCTTGTTCGCGTCCGGGTGCACGAGGAACGTGTACCAGTTCTGGTCGAGAACGCTGTAGCTCTTCTCGGAGACGACCGGCTTGATGATGATGTCGCGCGGGTCGGCGATGGTGCTCACTTGTTCTCCCCCTCGGCGGTCGCCGGAGCAGCGCCCAGGAACTCGTCGAGCGCGTCCTTGGTGAAGACCACCTCGTCGGCCACCAGCACGTCGTACGTGTTGAGCTGGCCGGCCTCGAGCAGGTGCACGGTCGCCTCGTTGCGCAGCGAGAGCCAGTTCAGCTCGTCGGTGCTGCTCAGCACGACCAGGACCTTGGTGGACTCGGTGGCCTTGCGCAGCGTGGCGATCGCGGCCTTGGTCGACGGCTTGTCGCCGCTGACGAACGCCTCGACCACGTGCACGCGGCCGTCGCGGGCCCGGTCCGAGAGGGCCCCACGCAGGGCGGCGGCCTTCATCTTCTTGGGGGTCCGCTGCGAGTAGTCGCGCGGCACGGGACCGTGCACGACGCCACCACCGGTGAACTGCGGCGCGCGGATCGAGCCCTGGCGGGCGCGACCGGTGCCCTTCTGCTTGTACGGCTTCTTGCCGCCACCGGCGACCTCGCCGCGGGTCTTGGCCTTGGCCGTGCCCTGACGGGCGGCGGCGAGCTGGGCCACGACGACCTGGTGCATCAGCGGGATGTTGGCCTGGACGTCGAACACCGAGTCCGGCAGCTCGACCGAGCCGGCCTTGTTGCCCTCAACGTTGATCACGTCAACCGAGCTCACTTGGCGCCGCCCTTCTTCTTCGCCGCGGTGCGGACGAGAACGAGCGCGCCCTTGGGTCCGGGCACAGCGCCCTTGACCAGGATCAGGTTGTTCTCGGTGTCGACCGCCTGCACGGTGAGGTTCTGCACGGTGAAGCGCTGGCTACCCATGCGACCGGCCATCCGGACGCCCTTGAAGACGCGACCCGGGGTCGCGCAGGCGCCGATGGAGCCGGGCGAGCGGTGCTTGCGCTCGACACCGTGGCTGCTCTTGAGACCGTGGAAGCCGTGCCGCTTCATGACACCGGCGTAACCCTTACCGCGGGTCTTGCCCGTGACGTCGATCGAGGTGCCGACGGCGAACGTGTCAACCGTCACCTCCTGACCGAGCTCGTACTCGCCGGCATCGGTCGTGCGGAGCTCGACGACGTGCCGCCGGGGCGAGACACCGGCCTTCGCGAAGTGGCCGCCCTCGGGCTTGTTGACCTTCCGAGGGTCGATCGCACCGTACGCCAGCTGGACGGCGGCGTAGCCGTCCTTCTCATCTGTGCGGACCTGGGTCACGACGCAAGGGCCGGCCTGCACCACGGTCACCGGGACGACTTTGTTGTTGTCCCAGACCTGGGTCATGCCGAGCTTGGCGCCCAGGATCCCCTTAACTTGCCTGTCCATCAGTCGCAGATCCCTACAGCTTGATCTCGATGTCGACGCCAGCCGGCAGGTCGAGGCGCATGAGCGAGTCGACCGTCTTGGGAGTCGGGTCGATGATGTCGATCAGCCGCTTGTGCGTGCGCATCTCGAAGTGCTCGCGCGAGTCCTTGTACTTGTGCGGCGAGCGGATGACGCAGAAACGGTTGATCTCCGTGGGCAGCGGCACCGGGCCAGCAACCTGCGCCCCGGTACGCGTCACCGTCTCGACGATCTTCCGAGCCGAGGAGTCGACGACCTCGTGGTCATAGGCCTTGAGCCGGATGCGGATCTTCTGTCCCGCCATGGTGGCTTCTGTTTCCTTCTCTCGATGCCGCTACGTGCGAGAGCGGTGGCTCTCGCATGCCCGCAGGACCGTTGATCCTGCGTTGTCCGACCCCCGCGGTCGGGCGTGTCGCGTTGTACCTCAGAGAACTGCGCACAGCAGCTATCCAGATCGCGGGGATCTTGAGGTGCCCCGGGCTCTTCACAGCCCGAACGGGTGGCTCGTAAACACACCCAGACACCCGGCGAGGGTGGTCACCTGCACAAGGCAGCTGACCACCCCGCTCGGACGCAACCTGACTAGTATGCCGGATTGAGGCCGGCAATGCTAATCGGGGTCAGCGGCCCCTAGGCGTTGATCTTCGTGACCGTGCCGGCGCCGACGGTGCGGCCACCCTCACGGATCGCGAACTTCAGGCCCTGCTCCATGGCGATCGGCTGGATCAGCTTGACCGACATGCTGGTGGAGTCGCCCGGCATGACCATCTCGGTGCCCTCGGGCAGCGTGACGACGCCGGTGACGTCCGTGGTGCGGAAGTAGAACTGCGGGCGGTAGTTCTGGAAGAACGGCGTGTGACGGCCGCCCTCCTCCTTCGAGAGGATGTAGACCTGGCCCTCGAACTCCGTGTGGGGAGTCGTGGTGCCCGGCTTCACAACGACCATGCCGCGCTCGACGTCCTCGCGCTTGATACCGCGGAGCAGCAGACCGACGTTCTCGCCCGCGCGGGCCTCGTCGAGCAGCTTGCGGAACATCTCGATGCCGGTGCAGACGGTCTTCGTCGACTTCTCGCGGATGCCGACGATCTCGACCTCCTCGTTCGGCTTGAGGATGCCGCGCTCGGCGCGACCCGTGACCACGGTGCCGCGGCCGGTGATCGTGAAGACGTCCTCGATGGGCATGAGGAACGGCTTCTCGGTCTCGCGCTCGGGCTGCGGGATCGCGGTGTCGACCGCGTTCATCAGCTCGAGGAGCTTGCCGGTCCACTCCTTGTCACCCTCGAGCGCCTTGAGCGCCGAGACCCGCACGACCGGCAGGTCGTCACCCGGGAACTCGTAGGTGCTGAGCAGCTCGCGGACCTCGAGCTCGACGAGCTCGAGCAGCTCCTCGTCGTCCACCATGTCGCTCTTGTTCAGGGCGACGACGATGTACGGAACGCCGACCTGGCGGGCCAGGAGCACGTGCTCCTTGGTCTGCGGCATCGGGCCGTCGGTCGCGGCGACCACCAGGATCGCGCCGTCCATCTGGGCGGCACCGGTGATCATGTTCTTGATGTAGTCAGCGTGGCCGGGGCAGTCCACGTGCGCGTAGTGCCGCGCCGCGGTCTGGTACTCGACGTGTGCGATCGAGATCGTGATGCCGCGGGCCTTCTCCTCCGGCGCCTTGTCGATCTCGTCGAACGGGGTGTACGGGTTGAGGTCCGGGTACTCGTCGTGCAGGACCTTCGTGATGGCCGCAGTCAGCGTCGTCTTACCGTGGTCGATGTGACCAATGGTGCCGATGTTGACGTGCGGCTTAGTCCGCTCGAACTTCGCCTTCGCCACTTGTGTCCTCCTGTGGACTGTGGAATTACTTGCGCCCGGCACGCCCGATAAGGCGATGGGGACTCTGTCGACTGCTCGTGCGCGTGCGGCCCTCGACGGACCGCACGCGCCTCATCGATCAAGCGCAGGTATCAGGCACCTGTTGCCTTGGCGATGATCTCCTTCGCGACGCCCTGCGGGACCTCGGCGTAGGAGTCGAACTGCATGCTGTAGCTGGCCCGGCCGGCGGTCTTGGACCGCAGGTCGCCGACGTAGCCGAACATCTCCGACAGCGGCACCAGAGCCTTGACGACGCGGGCGCCGGAGCGCTCCTCCATCGACTGGATGATGCCACGGCGGGAGTTGAGGTCGCCGATCACGTCGCCCATGTTGTCCTCGGGCGTCGTGACCTCGACGGACATCATCGGCTCGAGCAGCGCGGGGTCGGCCTTGCGAGCCGCCTCCTTCATTGCCATCGAACCGGC from Paractinoplanes brasiliensis encodes the following:
- the rplC gene encoding 50S ribosomal protein L3, whose product is MDRQVKGILGAKLGMTQVWDNNKVVPVTVVQAGPCVVTQVRTDEKDGYAAVQLAYGAIDPRKVNKPEGGHFAKAGVSPRRHVVELRTTDAGEYELGQEVTVDTFAVGTSIDVTGKTRGKGYAGVMKRHGFHGLKSSHGVERKHRSPGSIGACATPGRVFKGVRMAGRMGSQRFTVQNLTVQAVDTENNLILVKGAVPGPKGALVLVRTAAKKKGGAK
- the rpsS gene encoding 30S ribosomal protein S19: MPRSLKKGPFVDDHLIKKVEVQNEKNSKNVIKTWSRRSTIIPDMLGHTIAVHDGRKHVPVFITEAMVGHKLGEFALTRTFKGHEKDDRKSRRR
- the tuf gene encoding elongation factor Tu, whose amino-acid sequence is MAKAKFERTKPHVNIGTIGHIDHGKTTLTAAITKVLHDEYPDLNPYTPFDEIDKAPEEKARGITISIAHVEYQTAARHYAHVDCPGHADYIKNMITGAAQMDGAILVVAATDGPMPQTKEHVLLARQVGVPYIVVALNKSDMVDDEELLELVELEVRELLSTYEFPGDDLPVVRVSALKALEGDKEWTGKLLELMNAVDTAIPQPERETEKPFLMPIEDVFTITGRGTVVTGRAERGILKPNEEVEIVGIREKSTKTVCTGIEMFRKLLDEARAGENVGLLLRGIKREDVERGMVVVKPGTTTPHTEFEGQVYILSKEEGGRHTPFFQNYRPQFYFRTTDVTGVVTLPEGTEMVMPGDSTSMSVKLIQPIAMEQGLKFAIREGGRTVGAGTVTKINA
- the rplD gene encoding 50S ribosomal protein L4 gives rise to the protein MSSVDVINVEGNKAGSVELPDSVFDVQANIPLMHQVVVAQLAAARQGTAKAKTRGEVAGGGKKPYKQKGTGRARQGSIRAPQFTGGGVVHGPVPRDYSQRTPKKMKAAALRGALSDRARDGRVHVVEAFVSGDKPSTKAAIATLRKATESTKVLVVLSSTDELNWLSLRNEATVHLLEAGQLNTYDVLVADEVVFTKDALDEFLGAAPATAEGENK
- the rplV gene encoding 50S ribosomal protein L22, which encodes MPTKNDAPALPGSRAVAKHVRISPNKARRVVNLVRGLPAKEALTVLQFAPQAASEQVYKVLASAIANAENNERLDPDALLVSEAFVDEGPTLKRFRPRAQGRAYRIRKRTSHITIAVEAVQVARPAKKAAAAKKATPAKKAEPAAETQTTEESE
- the rpsJ gene encoding 30S ribosomal protein S10, with the translated sequence MAGQKIRIRLKAYDHEVVDSSARKIVETVTRTGAQVAGPVPLPTEINRFCVIRSPHKYKDSREHFEMRTHKRLIDIIDPTPKTVDSLMRLDLPAGVDIEIKL
- the rplB gene encoding 50S ribosomal protein L2 — translated: MAIRKYKPTTPGRRGSSVADFAELTRSTPEKSLLVPLPKKGGRNVHGRITTRHQGGGHKRQYRLIDFKRVDKDGVPAKVAHIEYDPNRTSRIALLHYADGEKRYILAPKDLKQGDRVESGPGADIKPGNNLPLRNIPVGTTVHGVELRPGGGAKLARSAGVGIQLLGREGAYATLRMPSGEIRRVDIRCRATVGEIGNAEQSNINWGKAGRMRWKGKRPTVRGVAMNPIDHPHGGGEGKTSGGRHPVNPAGKPEGRTRRKGQESDKLIVRRRYATRKRG
- the rplW gene encoding 50S ribosomal protein L23; this encodes MSTIADPRDIIIKPVVSEKSYSVLDQNWYTFLVHPDANKTEIKIAIQQIFNVRVLTVNTANREGKRKRTRTGFGQRKATKRAMVKLADGDRIEAFGGPVS